A region from the Cyprinus carpio isolate SPL01 chromosome A8, ASM1834038v1, whole genome shotgun sequence genome encodes:
- the LOC109061998 gene encoding tumor necrosis factor receptor superfamily member 14-like has translation MSSIPSDTLRNSAFRIRGTPVSFFGNHVYWHCTIDTSTTCVPCPASTYTDEPNGLTKCFSCTVCDTVQHLKVKKACTSSADTICEPQEGFHCIKLNKGSCTLALEHTKCKPGQYIKQSGTALTDTVCAGCIDGTYSNGSLKACLPHSKCETMGLTEIKAGTSSSDAECEKVTSVGLIVGVTIAVLAVVAVVAVAAVKLACIIYRKHKARHSKNPGVCRTPQQAAEDDESKWQTELDPLDKLI, from the exons ATGTCGAGCAttccctcagacactctgcgcaattcagccttcagaatccgagggACG CCTGTTTCTTTCTTTG GGAACCATGTTTATTGGCATTGTACTATTGACACGAGTACAACATGTGTTCCTTGTCCTGCATCAACTTACACAGATGAACCCAATGGACTCACAAAATGTTTTTCCTGCACTGTGTGTGATACAG TCCAACACTTAAAAGTGAAAAAGGCCTGTACTAGCTCTGCAGATACAATTTGTGAGCCTCAGGAAGGATTCCATTGCATTAAACTAAATAAAGGCTCCTGTACATTAGCACTGGAACACACTAAATGTAAACCTGGACAATATATTAAACAATCAG gaacagcatTAACTGATACTGTATGTGCTGGCTGCATAGATGGAACTTATTCAAATGGCTCTCTAAAGGCCTGCCTACCACATTCAAA ATGTGAGACTATGGGACTTACAGAAATAAAAGCAGGAACATCATCCTCTGATGCTGAATGTGAGAAAGTGACTTCGGTTGGTCTCATAGTTGGAGTCACAATTGCAGTTCTTGCTGTTGTAGCTGTTGTGGCTGTGGCTGCTGTTAAATTAGCATGCATCATATACAGAAAACATAAAGCAAGGCACTCTAAGAATC CAGGTGTCTGTCGCACCCCACAACAAGCAGCTGAGGATGATGAATCG aaatggcaGACTGAGCTGGACCCACTTGATAAACTAATATAA
- the LOC122145983 gene encoding tumor necrosis factor receptor superfamily member 14-like, which yields MVWFLQAVRHEIFLFGLCTLFPFGKACGPSEYKSAAGECCPMCNIGSIVLRDCSGDLSTTCKPCTPGTFISEPNGLPKCFTCRNCDESQGLYIQRKCTTIQDTICAVLDGYYCIDFSNLQCSHAQKHSVCKPGQETKTPGTKTSDTVCADCPHGFYSPSGLNCTKWTDCSSRNERETENGSSVKDVTCIPKRRERYGLIFAIVLTPLFYIILYLAPQSTSCKLKHPVEETNPAITTQPEKQHTECDVAFFSVCCDLDVVEKLEFLSTLRTVRAGSTTPV from the exons ATGGTGTGGTTTTTACAAGCCGTACGACATGAGATATTTCTTTTCG GTCTTTGTACACTGTTCCCATTCGGAAAAGCTTGTGGCCCGAGTGAATATAAATCAGCAGCTGGAGAATGTTGCCCCATGTGCAATATTG GATCAATAGTTCTCAGGGACTGTAGTGGGGACTTAAGTACCACATGCAAACCCTGCACTCCAGGAACATTCATTAGTGAACCTAATGGCCTTCCTAAATGTTTCACATGCAGAAACTGTGATGaaa GTCAAGGTCTTTACATCCAGCGTAAATGCACTACAATACAAGACACCATCTGTGCTGTACTTGATGGATATTACTGCATTGATTTCTCAAATTTACAGTGCAGTCATGCTCAAAAACACAGTGTTTGCAAACCAGGACAAGAAACAAAAACACCTG GAACCAAGACATCAGATACAGTATGTGCGGACTGCCCTCATGGGTTTTATTCTCCATCAGGTCTGAACTGCACCAAATGGACAGA ttGTTCATCTAGgaatgaaagagagacagaaaatggCAGCTCTGTTAAAGATGTCACATGCATACCGAAAAGACGGGAAAGATATGGTCTCATTTTTGCAATAGTTTTAACACCATTATTCTACATAATTCTATACCTTGCCCCACAGAGCACAA gttgTAAACTTAAA CATCCTGTtgaagaaacaaatccagcaaTTACAACTCAACCCGAAAAGCAACACACC GAGTGTGATGTTGCTTTCTTCTCCGTCTGCTGTGACCTTGACGTGGTGGAGAAGCTTGAGTTCCTCAGTACCTTGAGAACTGTGAGAGCAGGTTCAACCACACCAGTGTAA